One region of Mesobacillus boroniphilus genomic DNA includes:
- a CDS encoding LysE/ArgO family amino acid transporter encodes MLAAVIHGFIIAFGLILPLGVQNVFVFNQGSIHKQYRKALPVILTASISDTLLITLAVLGISVIVLQLAWLNTLLISAGIVFLIYMGYLTWKSKPSEVSAVQEAFSRKKQITFAASVSLLNPHAIMDTIGVIGTSSLNYAGLAKITFALACILTSWIWFFALAFVGHQMGRLGKSNGLHSILNKVSATIMWGTAIYLALTF; translated from the coding sequence ATGCTGGCTGCAGTTATTCATGGATTCATCATCGCTTTCGGGCTGATCCTTCCGTTAGGAGTCCAAAACGTATTTGTCTTCAATCAAGGATCAATACACAAGCAATATAGGAAAGCATTGCCTGTTATTCTGACAGCTTCGATAAGTGATACACTCTTAATCACTTTGGCTGTTCTGGGAATATCGGTTATCGTCCTTCAGCTTGCCTGGCTAAACACATTGCTTATATCAGCCGGGATCGTATTTTTAATCTACATGGGTTATTTAACTTGGAAGAGTAAGCCTTCTGAAGTATCGGCAGTACAGGAGGCCTTTTCCCGTAAAAAACAAATAACATTCGCAGCTTCGGTTTCCTTACTTAATCCCCATGCGATCATGGATACAATCGGAGTGATAGGAACGAGTTCGCTTAACTATGCAGGTTTGGCGAAAATCACTTTTGCGCTGGCCTGTATTTTAACATCCTGGATTTGGTTTTTTGCTCTTGCCTTCGTTGGCCATCAGATGGGGAGGTTAGGGAAATCGAATGGTCTTCACAGTATCTTAAATAAAGTTTCCGCTACGATTATGTGGGGTACCGCCATCTATCTGGCATTGACTTTTTAA
- a CDS encoding class I SAM-dependent methyltransferase gives MNNDTILINKKSWDEVAPRFYGRTALPEYGPFAPEETELKLFGSVRGKKVLDIGCGSGHSLKYMNDNGAAELWGLDLSHSQISAAGELLKDTNVKLFQSPMELNPGLPQTYFDVVYSIFSLGWTTNLEQTLKNVHEYLKPGGVFIFSWEHPLFSRIQNTDDGLLFNKSYHEEGPYDHQAWNHPAIMQQYKVSTYINSLVDTGFKIIKMVEEARITDELISRDHNRWYNWSKVQSVPTTIIFKCEKH, from the coding sequence TTGAACAATGATACTATATTGATCAATAAAAAGAGCTGGGACGAGGTCGCTCCCCGGTTTTATGGAAGAACAGCATTGCCAGAGTATGGTCCCTTCGCTCCTGAAGAAACAGAGCTTAAACTGTTTGGGAGCGTAAGAGGCAAAAAAGTTCTCGATATCGGCTGCGGAAGCGGCCACTCTTTGAAGTACATGAACGATAATGGGGCTGCAGAATTGTGGGGGTTAGATCTTTCCCACTCACAAATTTCAGCGGCAGGGGAATTGTTAAAAGATACAAATGTGAAGTTATTCCAATCACCTATGGAATTAAATCCTGGTTTGCCTCAAACCTACTTTGATGTTGTATATTCGATTTTCTCCCTTGGTTGGACAACAAACCTAGAACAAACGCTTAAGAATGTTCATGAATATTTGAAGCCTGGAGGAGTTTTTATATTTAGCTGGGAGCATCCACTCTTCAGCCGGATTCAAAACACAGATGATGGCCTGTTGTTTAATAAATCGTATCATGAGGAAGGCCCTTATGATCATCAGGCATGGAACCACCCCGCCATCATGCAGCAGTATAAAGTGAGTACATACATCAATTCACTAGTCGATACAGGTTTTAAGATTATAAAAATGGTGGAAGAAGCGAGAATCACTGACGAATTAATAAGCAGGGATCATAACAGATGGTATAACTGGTCAAAAGTACAGTCAGTACCAACTACTATTATTTTCAAATGCGAAAAACATTAG
- a CDS encoding NUDIX hydrolase, whose product MITKQNNGFELIELIEMNEMEIDQYHPLAGSYAIVEKNGSYLLGYNSMREKGETPRDCAQRELHEETGQFVENLIFIGLARVRNLLKNIEKFNPIFYATVCTLHPFQQNEETIAIRLWDLKDIIHIDQVDLAILEYVSLLKLRD is encoded by the coding sequence ATGATCACCAAGCAAAATAATGGCTTTGAATTAATAGAGTTGATCGAAATGAATGAAATGGAAATCGACCAGTATCACCCACTGGCAGGCTCTTATGCAATAGTTGAGAAAAATGGGAGTTACCTCCTTGGATACAATAGCATGAGGGAGAAGGGTGAAACACCTCGGGATTGCGCGCAAAGAGAACTGCATGAAGAAACGGGACAGTTCGTTGAGAATCTTATATTTATTGGATTGGCGAGGGTGAGGAATCTTCTTAAGAATATTGAGAAGTTCAATCCGATATTTTACGCGACAGTTTGTACATTACACCCATTCCAACAAAATGAGGAAACGATTGCGATAAGACTTTGGGATTTAAAGGATATTATACACATTGACCAGGTCGATTTGGCAATATTAGAATATGTAAGTTTATTAAAGTTGAGGGATTAA
- a CDS encoding HIT family protein — protein sequence MTEQKWEDFYCDEVLSGKTQVEIVVETEHCLAFYHTRPYYEVHFIVIPKKHILSFLTVSNEEAEILSDVLQVVKQVASKLEKDYGACTISTNIGNYQSNKHMHWHVHFGAKVRDEQGRLLHDHQAK from the coding sequence ATGACTGAACAAAAATGGGAAGATTTTTATTGTGATGAAGTTTTGTCAGGCAAGACGCAAGTTGAAATAGTGGTGGAAACTGAGCATTGCCTCGCTTTTTATCACACCCGTCCATATTATGAGGTACATTTTATTGTCATTCCCAAAAAACATATTTTATCATTTCTAACAGTATCTAATGAGGAAGCGGAGATTTTGAGCGATGTTCTTCAGGTAGTGAAGCAGGTTGCCTCTAAGCTCGAAAAGGATTATGGAGCATGTACGATCTCTACTAACATTGGAAACTATCAGAGCAACAAGCATATGCACTGGCATGTCCATTTCGGTGCGAAGGTACGTGACGAACAAGGGCGATTGCTTCATGATCACCAAGCAAAATAA
- a CDS encoding NUDIX hydrolase, producing the protein MGYITELRKLVGHRPLILPGAVVMIFNRKDELLLQLRSDGGWGLPGGLMELGESLEETARREVKEETGLTVGELTLEGVFSGAEYYLKVANGDELYSVTTVFSTNDYQGSLEVDECESLDLKFFSLELLPKNLQPSYMKYIKPYLHKKGLDS; encoded by the coding sequence TTGGGATATATTACAGAACTGAGAAAACTGGTCGGTCACAGGCCGCTTATCTTGCCTGGTGCGGTTGTCATGATTTTTAACAGAAAAGATGAATTGCTTCTGCAGCTTAGGAGCGATGGAGGCTGGGGCCTTCCAGGGGGATTGATGGAATTGGGAGAAAGCCTTGAAGAAACCGCCAGAAGAGAAGTTAAAGAAGAAACCGGACTTACTGTAGGAGAATTAACACTTGAAGGTGTATTTTCGGGTGCTGAATACTATTTAAAAGTGGCGAACGGGGATGAACTTTATTCCGTAACCACCGTTTTTTCAACAAATGATTATCAGGGAAGCCTTGAAGTTGATGAGTGTGAGTCACTTGATTTGAAATTTTTTAGTTTAGAACTATTGCCTAAAAATCTGCAGCCAAGTTATATGAAATATATAAAACCTTATCTTCATAAAAAGGGCTTAGATTCCTAG
- a CDS encoding class I SAM-dependent methyltransferase: MKETINSYEDLLRMLDHLLKEESEFSWDNFYSDRERKVPFFENHPDENLVEYIEKKRLNAGKALELGCGPGRNAIYLSRNSFHVDVVDQSEEGLVWAEERAKEHRVQVNFIKSNIFDLEIEEGTYDLVYDSGCFHHIPPHRRMNYIDLVKRALKPGGNFALTCFVEGGELGGSDISDWEVYRGKSMKGGLGYTKEKLMDIFHEFNAVDIRTMRDNSPEDSLFGSSALLAALFKKDAME; the protein is encoded by the coding sequence ATGAAAGAAACAATAAATAGCTACGAGGATTTATTAAGAATGTTAGATCATCTTTTGAAAGAAGAAAGTGAATTTAGTTGGGATAATTTTTATTCTGATCGAGAAAGAAAAGTTCCTTTTTTTGAAAATCATCCCGATGAGAATTTAGTGGAATATATCGAAAAGAAGAGACTTAACGCGGGAAAAGCGTTGGAATTAGGCTGCGGACCTGGTAGGAATGCAATCTATTTGTCCAGGAACAGCTTTCATGTTGATGTAGTCGACCAGTCAGAAGAAGGGCTGGTATGGGCTGAAGAAAGGGCAAAAGAACACAGGGTACAAGTGAATTTTATTAAAAGCAATATTTTTGATTTGGAAATTGAAGAAGGTACATACGATCTTGTCTATGATTCCGGATGCTTTCATCATATTCCCCCGCACAGAAGAATGAATTACATTGACCTTGTTAAGAGAGCTTTAAAACCCGGAGGCAATTTTGCACTTACCTGCTTTGTCGAGGGAGGGGAGCTTGGAGGATCAGATATATCGGATTGGGAAGTCTACAGAGGAAAAAGCATGAAAGGCGGTTTGGGGTATACGAAAGAAAAACTAATGGATATATTTCATGAATTTAATGCTGTAGACATCCGGACAATGAGGGACAATTCTCCTGAAGATTCACTATTTGGATCATCCGCCCTACTGGCTGCTTTATTTAAAAAAGACGCGATGGAGTGA
- a CDS encoding class I SAM-dependent methyltransferase, with the protein MGNPWHERFGTDQYVYGEEPNLFIKNQAIRLEKGKKVVCFAEGEGRNAVYLARQGHEVTAYDYALNGLKKTEALAERYGVDIRTKQKDLIHDPVPVAEFDAAIMVFGHFAKQDQKTVFDKLVSAVKPGGIVMMEVYSENQVRYGTGGPKTVDMLYDPADLLQWLKGFKIIHFFYGEQERIEGQLHTGVGHVIQVILKK; encoded by the coding sequence ATGGGAAATCCTTGGCATGAACGTTTTGGTACTGACCAGTATGTATATGGTGAGGAACCAAACCTTTTTATAAAAAATCAGGCAATCAGGCTGGAAAAGGGGAAGAAGGTTGTATGTTTCGCTGAAGGAGAAGGCAGGAATGCTGTATACCTTGCTAGACAAGGTCATGAGGTTACAGCCTATGACTATGCACTGAATGGTTTGAAAAAAACTGAAGCACTTGCTGAACGGTATGGTGTGGACATCAGGACAAAACAAAAGGATTTAATCCATGATCCAGTACCAGTTGCGGAATTCGACGCAGCGATCATGGTTTTCGGTCATTTTGCTAAACAAGATCAAAAAACTGTATTTGATAAATTAGTATCGGCAGTAAAACCTGGTGGCATAGTTATGATGGAAGTATATTCAGAGAATCAGGTCAGATATGGAACAGGCGGGCCCAAAACAGTTGATATGCTATACGATCCGGCAGACCTATTACAATGGCTGAAAGGATTTAAAATAATCCACTTCTTCTATGGGGAACAGGAAAGAATTGAAGGTCAATTGCATACCGGGGTTGGTCATGTGATTCAGGTTATTTTGAAAAAATAA
- a CDS encoding thioredoxin translates to MKDFPKIETGLVNAGKVEEIAGFLMAFTVPVLVLYADGREYLREARIVQVEKLRDDLNKIYEGFFGE, encoded by the coding sequence ATGAAAGATTTCCCTAAAATCGAAACCGGTTTAGTCAATGCTGGAAAGGTTGAAGAAATCGCTGGATTCCTGATGGCATTCACTGTTCCCGTTCTTGTCCTCTACGCAGATGGGCGTGAATATTTAAGGGAGGCCAGGATTGTGCAGGTTGAAAAGTTAAGGGATGATCTCAACAAAATTTACGAAGGTTTTTTCGGGGAATGA
- the selB gene encoding selenocysteine-specific translation elongation factor, protein MSKRYFTIGMAGHIDHGKTSLTRALTNVDTDRLKEEKERQISIELGFAPLYEDEELQISVVDVPGHERFIRQMIAGVAGIDLVVLVVAADEGVMPQTREHLDILGFLGIRSGIIAITKIDRVEEEFIELVKDDILSELEGSVFENAPFMMVDSLSKKGIHELKELIIETLKEQEMRDAKGAFRLPIDQVFTVKGQGTVVRGTVYEGTVEEGQLLKVLPSGVEVRARQLQVHHQPAKSAYAGQRAAINLSGVSKDDLERGEVLVSSEHFIVTNTIDVAIRVVEDLEHLVKQRTPIKCHIGTAEVMGRIVFFDRNELKEDNGEILCQLRLDEKIVTKRGDRFIVRRPSPQETIGGGWVIDPRGNKYRFGQQTIQELEKKKAGTPIERINAALYEAKSLSVEELIKRTALDEGSILTNLNDEQFVKISNKEYALVSVVEVIEEDIKDRLEDYHQENSMRTGKNKAELLQSLQKTFSKTLLEFIIDNGINNGLFSRKEQYISLASFVPHVPKNWVKRTENMLNELKEDGLKVAYLNDYLKNAGIPDSIAVELKRFLEDQGKIVLLDDQYAWYGAHFADAVERLRKHTGDEFEVPQAKEAVELSRKYMIPFLERLDSLGYTRRVENKRVWRK, encoded by the coding sequence TTGAGCAAAAGGTATTTTACCATTGGGATGGCAGGTCATATTGACCACGGGAAAACATCGCTGACCAGGGCGTTGACGAACGTGGATACTGATCGCCTGAAAGAAGAAAAAGAACGGCAAATTTCAATTGAACTTGGCTTTGCGCCATTATATGAGGATGAAGAGCTGCAAATTTCCGTCGTGGATGTGCCTGGACATGAGCGGTTCATCCGCCAGATGATTGCCGGCGTTGCTGGAATTGACCTTGTAGTACTGGTAGTTGCTGCGGATGAAGGTGTCATGCCACAAACAAGGGAACATCTGGATATACTAGGGTTCCTCGGAATCCGTTCTGGTATTATTGCGATCACAAAGATCGACAGGGTGGAAGAGGAATTCATAGAACTTGTGAAGGACGATATTTTAAGTGAGCTTGAAGGGTCAGTCTTTGAGAATGCCCCTTTTATGATGGTCGATAGTCTATCTAAAAAAGGCATCCATGAATTAAAAGAATTGATCATTGAAACGCTGAAAGAGCAAGAAATGCGTGATGCTAAGGGGGCTTTCCGGCTGCCGATTGACCAGGTATTTACGGTTAAAGGACAAGGTACCGTAGTCAGAGGTACCGTCTATGAAGGGACAGTTGAAGAGGGCCAGCTTTTAAAAGTCTTGCCGTCCGGAGTTGAAGTGAGAGCACGTCAGCTGCAGGTGCATCATCAGCCAGCAAAGTCGGCTTACGCAGGGCAGAGAGCAGCCATCAATCTATCGGGTGTCTCAAAAGATGATCTTGAAAGAGGGGAAGTCCTTGTCTCTTCTGAACATTTTATCGTAACGAATACGATTGATGTCGCTATCAGGGTTGTTGAGGACCTTGAGCATTTGGTAAAACAAAGAACGCCAATTAAGTGCCATATCGGTACCGCAGAAGTAATGGGCCGGATTGTCTTTTTTGACAGGAATGAACTAAAAGAGGACAACGGGGAAATACTTTGTCAGCTCCGTCTTGATGAAAAAATCGTCACGAAGCGTGGGGACCGGTTTATCGTCCGCCGGCCAAGTCCGCAGGAAACGATTGGCGGCGGATGGGTAATAGATCCGCGTGGAAATAAATATCGATTTGGACAGCAGACAATCCAAGAGCTTGAGAAAAAGAAGGCAGGGACACCAATTGAACGAATCAATGCCGCTTTATATGAAGCAAAAAGTTTATCTGTCGAAGAACTTATAAAACGAACTGCTCTTGATGAAGGATCGATTTTGACCAACTTGAATGATGAACAATTCGTCAAGATTTCGAATAAGGAATACGCTCTTGTATCAGTAGTCGAAGTCATTGAAGAAGATATCAAGGACCGGTTAGAGGATTACCATCAAGAAAACTCTATGCGAACTGGCAAGAATAAAGCCGAACTGCTTCAATCACTGCAAAAAACGTTCTCTAAAACCCTGCTTGAATTTATTATCGATAACGGCATCAACAATGGCTTATTTTCCAGGAAAGAACAGTATATTTCCCTGGCCAGCTTTGTTCCTCATGTTCCGAAAAACTGGGTGAAGCGGACAGAAAATATGCTTAACGAACTTAAAGAAGATGGCTTGAAGGTTGCTTATCTGAATGATTATTTAAAAAATGCGGGCATTCCGGACTCCATTGCGGTTGAGTTGAAACGCTTCCTCGAAGATCAGGGGAAAATCGTTCTTCTTGATGATCAATATGCCTGGTATGGCGCTCATTTTGCTGATGCTGTAGAGAGGCTAAGAAAGCATACAGGAGATGAGTTCGAAGTGCCTCAGGCCAAGGAAGCGGTGGAGTTATCGCGGAAATACATGATTCCTTTCCTCGAGCGTCTTGATTCACTAGGATATACAAGAAGAGTCGAGAACAAGAGGGTATGGAGGAAATAG
- the hutG gene encoding formimidoylglutamase, producing MVKFSYLQPGKQAVFKDRFVTKVNECLIPYSEGAKGDIGLIGLPFSKTSISLSQASDAPKTIRANLSSFSTFSGEKEKDYKNISIIDFGDVQTHPTDLEESIERLHVSVREMLENNACQRYIMLGGDHGVSFPSIRAFKEHYGEVGVIQWDAHHDVRNLYDGGRTNGTPFRSLIEGGHLKGGNLVQVGIRDYANAKEYHDYTKEKGISVYTMEDIENTGIIPIIKKELERLSELVDVIYLSVDMDVVDQAFAPGCPAIGPGGITSRELLASISAAASHEKVKAMDIVEIDPSKDFRDLTSRLAAASMLRFMYN from the coding sequence ATGGTGAAATTCAGTTATCTTCAGCCAGGTAAACAAGCGGTTTTCAAGGATCGATTCGTCACAAAGGTCAATGAATGTCTGATACCTTATTCAGAAGGAGCGAAAGGCGATATCGGCTTAATCGGCCTTCCGTTTTCTAAAACCTCCATTTCTTTATCACAGGCTTCAGATGCGCCGAAGACAATAAGGGCAAACTTGAGCTCATTTTCAACTTTTTCTGGAGAAAAAGAGAAAGATTACAAGAATATTAGCATCATTGACTTCGGTGATGTGCAAACACATCCAACTGATTTAGAGGAATCCATTGAGAGACTCCATGTTAGTGTTAGGGAAATGCTCGAAAATAACGCTTGTCAAAGGTATATCATGCTTGGCGGAGACCATGGTGTCAGCTTTCCTTCCATACGCGCTTTCAAGGAGCATTACGGAGAAGTAGGGGTTATTCAATGGGATGCACACCATGATGTAAGGAATCTTTATGATGGAGGACGGACAAATGGCACACCATTCCGAAGTCTTATTGAGGGTGGTCACTTAAAGGGTGGAAATCTTGTACAGGTTGGGATTCGTGATTATGCGAATGCGAAGGAATATCACGATTATACAAAAGAAAAAGGGATTTCTGTCTATACAATGGAAGATATAGAGAATACAGGGATCATTCCTATCATTAAAAAGGAACTGGAAAGACTATCTGAATTAGTAGATGTAATTTACTTATCTGTTGATATGGACGTCGTTGATCAGGCTTTCGCGCCCGGGTGCCCGGCAATTGGCCCCGGTGGGATTACCAGCAGGGAATTACTTGCAAGTATCTCTGCTGCCGCTTCCCATGAAAAAGTTAAGGCGATGGATATCGTAGAAATAGATCCTTCGAAAGACTTCCGGGATTTGACAAGCAGGCTGGCAGCTGCCTCCATGCTTCGTTTTATGTACAACTGA
- the hutI gene encoding imidazolonepropionase, which translates to MKKKGWRRLTYDLIVHNIGQLILPKSSDKPLKGQEMKELNISENAAIGILDGKIAWLGSNAEAGSHKATERIDAQGKVVSPGLVDPHTHLVFGGSREHELLLKQAGVPYLEILAQGGGILSTVGSTKKATEEQLLQKASFHLERMISYGVTTLEAKSGYGLDAETELKQLRVIKKLKEKYPVSVVSTFLGAHAVPPDFKGKEDEFLEEMARLFDDIKEAELAEYVDIFCETGVFTIEQSRKFLQQAKEKGFGLKIHADEIDPLGGTELAVSLGAASADHLVAASDEGIRQLCEGNTVAVLLPGTTFYLGKDHFARARKMIDDGAAVALATDFNPGSCVTENLQMIMSLAALKLKMSAEEIWNAVTVNAAHAIGKASQAGILEEGRSADFVIWDVPNYKYIPYHFGVNHAQSVYHSGEKLWERTAYGEIQLSSAR; encoded by the coding sequence ATGAAAAAGAAAGGGTGGAGAAGATTGACATACGATTTAATTGTTCACAATATTGGCCAGCTTATTTTGCCCAAAAGCTCGGATAAGCCACTGAAAGGGCAGGAAATGAAAGAACTGAACATAAGTGAAAACGCAGCAATAGGAATCTTGGATGGGAAAATTGCCTGGCTGGGTTCTAATGCTGAAGCTGGATCACATAAGGCTACAGAAAGAATTGACGCCCAGGGAAAGGTTGTTTCTCCTGGCCTCGTTGATCCTCATACTCATCTGGTTTTTGGGGGATCTCGTGAACATGAACTATTATTGAAGCAAGCTGGAGTACCGTATTTAGAAATCCTGGCTCAGGGAGGAGGAATTTTATCGACGGTAGGGTCCACTAAAAAAGCAACAGAGGAACAATTGTTACAAAAAGCTTCATTCCATCTTGAAAGAATGATTTCTTACGGAGTTACGACCTTGGAAGCTAAAAGTGGATATGGCCTGGATGCTGAAACAGAGCTCAAGCAGCTAAGGGTAATCAAAAAATTAAAGGAAAAGTACCCCGTTTCTGTCGTATCGACATTTCTTGGGGCCCACGCTGTTCCACCCGACTTTAAAGGGAAAGAGGATGAGTTCCTGGAAGAAATGGCCCGGCTGTTTGATGATATCAAGGAAGCAGAACTTGCTGAATACGTGGATATTTTTTGTGAAACAGGTGTTTTTACAATTGAACAGTCAAGGAAGTTTTTGCAGCAAGCAAAGGAAAAGGGATTTGGCTTAAAGATTCATGCGGATGAAATTGATCCGCTTGGCGGTACAGAACTTGCTGTGTCATTAGGGGCAGCAAGTGCAGACCATCTGGTTGCCGCCTCTGATGAAGGAATAAGACAGCTTTGCGAAGGAAATACAGTAGCTGTTCTACTGCCGGGAACGACATTTTACCTGGGGAAGGACCATTTCGCCCGTGCGAGAAAGATGATTGATGATGGGGCGGCAGTCGCTCTGGCGACAGATTTCAACCCGGGAAGCTGTGTTACTGAAAACCTGCAGATGATTATGTCACTGGCTGCATTGAAGCTGAAAATGTCTGCGGAAGAAATCTGGAATGCAGTCACGGTCAATGCCGCCCATGCAATCGGAAAAGCATCTCAGGCAGGGATATTAGAAGAAGGACGTTCAGCTGATTTCGTCATCTGGGATGTGCCTAACTATAAATACATCCCATACCACTTTGGTGTGAATCACGCACAAAGTGTTTACCATTCAGGTGAAAAGCTTTGGGAAAGGACCGCTTATGGTGAAATTCAGTTATCTTCAGCCAGGTAA
- the hutU gene encoding urocanate hydratase, with product MAIEAKRNIKAKKGLELECKGWEQEAALRMLYNNLDPEVAEKPEELVVYGGIGKAARNWEAFDAIVETLRRLENDETMLVQSGKPVAVFKTHKAAPRVLISNSVLVPKWANWDHFHELDKKGLMMYGQMTAGSWIYIGSQGILQGTYETFAEVARQHFGGTLKNTITLTAGLGGMGGAQPLAVTMNGGVCIAVEVDPERIQKRLDTRYCDKMTHSIEEAIEWAKEAKHKGTALSIGLVGNAAEVHLELLSRNFKVDIVTDQTSAHDPLNGYIPFGLTLDEASKLRVENPEEYVKQSSFSMAKHVASMLEFQRRGAVTFDYGNNIRQVAKDHGEEHAFDFPGFVPAYIRPLFCEGKGPFRWAALSGDPADIHRTDELIKELFPENEALQRWIDLAQEKVEFQGLPSRICWLGYGERVKMGLAINELVRKGELKAPIVIGRDHLDSGSVASPNRETEAMKDGSDAVGDWAILNALVNVAAGGSWISVHHGGGVGMGYSLHAGMVVVADGTDLAEERLRRVLTTDPGMGVARHADAGYDKAIETAKEKGVDIPMLP from the coding sequence ATGGCAATTGAAGCAAAACGCAATATTAAAGCAAAAAAAGGTCTTGAACTTGAATGTAAAGGCTGGGAGCAAGAAGCGGCACTAAGGATGCTTTATAACAATCTTGATCCAGAGGTCGCTGAAAAGCCGGAGGAACTGGTTGTATACGGCGGAATAGGGAAGGCGGCACGAAATTGGGAAGCATTCGACGCAATTGTTGAAACGCTGCGCAGGCTGGAAAATGATGAGACGATGCTGGTCCAATCTGGTAAGCCTGTCGCTGTATTTAAAACTCACAAGGCTGCACCAAGAGTATTAATCTCCAACTCCGTATTAGTTCCTAAATGGGCGAATTGGGACCATTTTCATGAACTTGATAAAAAAGGCTTGATGATGTACGGCCAAATGACTGCTGGAAGCTGGATTTACATTGGTTCTCAGGGAATTCTCCAGGGCACATACGAAACATTCGCGGAGGTTGCGAGACAGCATTTTGGCGGTACTCTGAAAAACACAATTACTTTGACTGCAGGTCTTGGAGGAATGGGAGGGGCACAGCCATTGGCTGTCACGATGAACGGCGGAGTGTGTATTGCGGTTGAAGTGGACCCTGAACGTATCCAAAAGCGTCTTGATACCCGTTATTGCGACAAGATGACCCATTCAATCGAAGAGGCAATCGAGTGGGCAAAGGAAGCTAAACACAAAGGCACAGCACTTTCAATCGGACTTGTAGGCAATGCAGCAGAAGTCCACCTCGAATTGCTGTCCAGAAACTTCAAAGTGGATATTGTCACGGACCAGACTTCTGCACATGACCCATTGAATGGCTATATCCCTTTTGGGTTAACTTTGGATGAAGCTTCGAAACTGCGTGTAGAAAACCCTGAAGAATATGTGAAACAATCTTCTTTCTCAATGGCTAAGCATGTCGCATCCATGCTTGAATTCCAGCGGAGAGGAGCCGTCACTTTTGATTATGGAAACAACATCCGCCAGGTGGCTAAGGATCATGGAGAGGAGCATGCTTTCGACTTTCCGGGATTTGTACCTGCCTATATTCGTCCTCTGTTCTGTGAAGGAAAAGGACCTTTCCGCTGGGCTGCTTTGTCAGGGGACCCGGCTGATATCCACCGGACAGATGAACTGATTAAGGAGCTATTCCCGGAAAATGAAGCCCTTCAGCGCTGGATTGACCTGGCCCAGGAAAAGGTGGAATTCCAGGGTCTGCCTTCACGGATTTGCTGGCTTGGCTATGGTGAGCGAGTGAAAATGGGATTGGCAATCAATGAACTCGTTCGAAAAGGTGAATTGAAAGCGCCGATCGTAATTGGACGCGATCATTTAGATAGTGGGTCCGTTGCTTCTCCAAATCGTGAAACAGAAGCAATGAAAGACGGCAGCGACGCAGTCGGTGACTGGGCGATCCTCAATGCACTAGTCAACGTCGCAGCTGGTGGCTCTTGGATCTCTGTCCACCATGGCGGCGGCGTAGGCATGGGATATTCCCTTCACGCTGGAATGGTCGTAGTGGCTGATGGCACAGACCTTGCTGAAGAAAGACTTAGAAGAGTACTGACTACAGATCCAGGAATGGGTGTAGCCCGACACGCAGATGCAGGTTATGACAAAGCGATTGAAACAGCGAAAGAAAAAGGCGTCGATATCCCTATGCTACCCTAA